One window of the Eschrichtius robustus isolate mEscRob2 chromosome 13, mEscRob2.pri, whole genome shotgun sequence genome contains the following:
- the TMT1B gene encoding thiol S-methyltransferase TMT1B, with protein sequence MDTLVRLLQLLVLLLTLPLHLMALLGFWEPLCKTYFPYLMAMLTVKCNRKMDGKKQELFSQIKGLAGASGKVALLELGCGTGANFQFYPSGCRITCLDPNPHFEKFLTKSMANNRHLEYERFVVAFGEDMRQLANGSMDVVVSTLVLCSVQSPKRVLQEVRRVLRPGGMFFFWEHVAEPRGSWAFLWQQVLEPTWKHIGDGCCLTRETWKDLENAQFSELQMEQQPPPIKWLPVGPHIMGKAVK encoded by the exons ATGGACACCCTGGTCCgactcctgcagctgctggtgcTGCTCCTGACCCTGCCCCTGCACCTCATGGCTCTGCTGGGCTTCTGGGAGCCCCTGTGCAAGACCTATTTCCCCTACCTGATGGCCATGCTGACAGTCAAGTGCAACCGCAAGATGGACGGCAAGAAACAGGAGCTCTTCAGCCAGATAAAGGGGCTGGCAGGAGCCTCGGGGAAGGTGGCCCTGCTGGAGCTGGGCTGTGGCACTGGCGCCAACTTCCAGTTCTACCCATCCGGCTGCAGGATCACCTGCCTGGACCCGAACCCCCACTTTGAGAAGTTCCTGACAAAGAGTATGGCCAATAATAGGCATCTTGAATACGAACGGTTTGTGGTGGCTTTCGGAGAGGACATGAGACAGCTGGCCAATGGCTCCATGGACGTGGTGGTCAGCACCTTGGTGCTGTGCTCGGTGCAGAGCCCAAAGAGGGTCCTGCAGGAAGTTCGGAGAGTACTGAGGCCG gGAGGAATGTTTTTTTTCTGGGAGCACGTGGCTGAGCCGCGtggaagctgggccttcctgTGGCAGCAGGTTTTAGAGCCCACCTGGAAACACATTGGGGACGGCTGCTGCCTCACCAGAGAGACCTGGAAAGATCTGGAGAATGCCCAGTTCTCTGAACTCCAGATGGAACAACAACCCCCTCCCATCAAGTGGTTACCTGTTGGGCCCCATATCATGGGAAAGGCGGTGAAATAA